Proteins encoded in a region of the Deinococcus sedimenti genome:
- a CDS encoding IS6 family transposase, whose amino-acid sequence MTDRKPYRHRFPLSVIGYALRLYHRFPLSQRDVQELLHERGVQVSHETLRQWNIKFAPLLTEELRHREPRRGSRWHLDEVCVKIGGVKHWLWRAVDEYG is encoded by the coding sequence GTGACTGACCGGAAGCCCTACCGCCACCGTTTTCCCCTGAGCGTGATCGGCTACGCTCTGCGGCTGTACCACCGCTTCCCACTCAGCCAGCGGGACGTTCAGGAACTGCTTCACGAGCGTGGTGTTCAGGTCAGTCACGAGACCCTCCGTCAGTGGAACATCAAGTTCGCCCCACTCCTGACCGAGGAACTGCGCCATCGAGAACCCCGCCGGGGTTCTCGATGGCATCTGGACGAGGTCTGCGTCAAGATCGGCGGGGTCAAGCATTGGTTGTGGCGAGCGGTCGACGAATACGGGGA